A portion of the Pedobacter cryoconitis genome contains these proteins:
- a CDS encoding cyanophycinase, with amino-acid sequence MIYKIQLRIPHLIFLVLLFVVHSSLAQYKTKPVVPVLPKGSLFIIGGGDRSPELISALIKTANLRPDDYIIVLPMATAEPEASFEAIKTQLSAVAKNNIYSFNFAGEKVRDQSWLDSLAGAKLVFITGGDQNRFMKVVLNTPVYSAIHKAYQNGATIAGTSAGAAVMSKHMITGNQLLDNNYRETFNKLKADNIEFETGMGLLDSVIIDQHFIKRSRYNRLLSAITAYPGYDCIGIDEGTAIIVQGKNITVAGVSQVIRVADPEKMKVRENQLVTFDNLRFSVYGPGDKFKLK; translated from the coding sequence ATGATTTATAAAATTCAACTGCGTATTCCCCATTTAATTTTCCTGGTCTTATTGTTTGTAGTGCATTCGTCACTTGCGCAATATAAAACCAAGCCAGTAGTGCCGGTTTTACCAAAAGGAAGCTTATTTATTATAGGAGGCGGTGATCGTTCTCCTGAACTCATCAGCGCGCTGATCAAAACGGCCAATCTCAGACCGGATGATTATATTATAGTCTTACCTATGGCAACAGCCGAGCCGGAAGCTTCATTTGAAGCGATTAAAACACAATTGTCGGCAGTTGCTAAAAATAATATCTACAGTTTCAATTTTGCGGGAGAGAAAGTACGGGACCAGTCCTGGCTTGATTCTCTGGCAGGGGCAAAGTTGGTTTTTATTACCGGTGGAGATCAGAACCGTTTCATGAAAGTTGTTCTGAATACCCCAGTTTACAGCGCAATTCATAAAGCCTATCAAAACGGGGCGACTATTGCTGGCACCAGTGCCGGAGCTGCGGTAATGAGTAAACATATGATTACCGGAAACCAGTTGCTGGATAACAATTACAGGGAAACATTCAATAAACTCAAAGCAGATAATATCGAATTTGAAACTGGAATGGGGTTGTTGGATTCCGTAATTATCGATCAGCATTTTATAAAACGCAGTCGTTACAATCGTCTTTTATCTGCAATCACTGCCTATCCGGGATATGATTGTATCGGAATTGACGAAGGCACAGCCATCATTGTACAAGGTAAAAACATTACCGTAGCCGGGGTAAGCCAGGTAATCCGGGTAGCTGATCCTGAAAAGATGAAGGTCCGGGAAAACCAGCTGGTTACTTTTGATAATTTAAGGTTTAGCGTTTATGGACCCGGAGATAAGTTTAAGCTGAAGTAG
- a CDS encoding GNAT family N-acetyltransferase encodes MKILAETSRLVLRELLWSDTEGMYEMYTDPLVLQYLDEKPFTHIKQAEDAIEFIRKQYIDHGTGRLAVLKKETNEFIGWAGLKYVTASYNNHSNYYEVGYRFMQRYWGKGYATEAAQASVDFGFNELKLHEIYAMADSGNVSSRMVLEKIGMHCLEKFDLSGHEHDWFKITRMQWEKGSS; translated from the coding sequence ATGAAGATATTGGCTGAAACCAGTCGTTTAGTTTTGCGGGAGCTCTTATGGTCTGATACTGAAGGTATGTATGAAATGTATACTGATCCTTTAGTTCTTCAGTATTTGGATGAAAAGCCATTTACTCATATCAAACAGGCAGAGGATGCTATTGAGTTTATCAGAAAGCAATACATTGATCATGGAACTGGCCGGCTTGCGGTGCTCAAAAAAGAAACAAATGAATTTATAGGCTGGGCAGGGTTAAAATATGTAACCGCAAGCTATAATAACCATAGCAACTACTATGAAGTCGGCTATCGGTTTATGCAGAGATACTGGGGTAAAGGTTATGCCACAGAAGCTGCTCAAGCTTCTGTGGACTTTGGTTTTAATGAATTAAAACTCCATGAAATCTATGCTATGGCAGATTCTGGCAATGTAAGTTCAAGAATGGTGCTGGAAAAAATAGGGATGCATTGTCTGGAGAAGTTTGATTTATCAGGACATGAACATGACTGGTTTAAAATTACCAGGATGCAATGGGAGAAAGGGAGCTCTTAG